A region from the Vicia villosa cultivar HV-30 ecotype Madison, WI linkage group LG3, Vvil1.0, whole genome shotgun sequence genome encodes:
- the LOC131661612 gene encoding uncharacterized protein LOC131661612 isoform X3: protein MELHTSVFGVNRPPSESLEDRGKLIKLESESESESELVSETESDSDSETEPGSKPKPRVIYDWELKRPEDLVASDFSMYEDDPKPFTMCSGRFEYKNKAWIEREKKIEVAMADYRERSRNLSIFDAIAPPKIAGLCGGVIPLPIDDECRLNVTPLCNAALDNYNNENQGSNFVLADILRTTWRAGGMYYITFQATHLSDSNATTFQAQVQRKPKGEHKVYSCAIKT from the exons ATGGAACTCCATACCAGCGTGTTCGGTGTCAACCGACCTCCCTCGGAAAGCTTGGAAGATAGAG GTAAACTGATCAAATTGGAATCGGAATCGGAATCCGAATCAGAATTGGTTTCGGAAACGGAATCGGATTCGGATTCTGAAACGGAACCGGGATCAAAGCCGAAACCGCGGGTGATTTATGATTGGGAATTGAAACGGCCTGAAGATCTTGTTGCGAGTGACTTCTCGATGTATGAGGATGACCCTAAACCTTTTACAATGTGTTCTGGACGCTTTGAGTATAAGAACAAGGCCTGGATTGAAAGAGAGAAGAAAATTGAAGTCGCCATGGCTGACTATAGAGAGCGCTCTCGCAACCTAAGT ATCTTCGATGCCATCGCCCCTCCAAAAATTGCAGGTCTATGTGGCGGTGTAATTCCCCTTCCCATAGACGATGAGTGTCGACTTAATGTCACTCCCCTATGCAATGCTGCCTTAGACAACTACAATAATGAGAATCAG GGTTCAAATTTTGTGCTGGCTGATATTTTAAGGACAACCTGGAGAGCTGGTGGTATGTATTACATCACCTTTCAAGCCACACATCTTTCCGATAGCAATGCCACAACTTTCCAGGCACAAGTACAAAGAAAACCGAAGGGAGAACACAAGGTCTATTCGTGCGCCATTAAAACCTAA
- the LOC131661612 gene encoding uncharacterized protein LOC131661612 isoform X1 — protein sequence MELHTSVFGVNRPPSESLEDRGKLIKLESESLEDRGKLIKLESESESESELVSETESDSDSETEPGSKPKPRVIYDWELKRPEDLVASDFSMYEDDPKPFTMCSGRFEYKNKAWIEREKKIEVAMADYRERSRNLSIFDAIAPPKIAGLCGGVIPLPIDDECRLNVTPLCNAALDNYNNENQGSNFVLADILRTTWRAGGMYYITFQATHLSDSNATTFQAQVQRKPKGEHKVYSCAIKT from the exons ATGGAACTCCATACCAGCGTGTTCGGTGTCAACCGACCTCCCTCGGAAAGCTTGGAAGATAGAGGTAAACTGATCAAATTGGAATCGGAAAGCTTGGAAGATAGAGGTAAACTGATCAAATTGGAATCGGAATCGGAATCCGAATCAGAATTGGTTTCGGAAACGGAATCGGATTCGGATTCTGAAACGGAACCGGGATCAAAGCCGAAACCGCGGGTGATTTATGATTGGGAATTGAAACGGCCTGAAGATCTTGTTGCGAGTGACTTCTCGATGTATGAGGATGACCCTAAACCTTTTACAATGTGTTCTGGACGCTTTGAGTATAAGAACAAGGCCTGGATTGAAAGAGAGAAGAAAATTGAAGTCGCCATGGCTGACTATAGAGAGCGCTCTCGCAACCTAAGT ATCTTCGATGCCATCGCCCCTCCAAAAATTGCAGGTCTATGTGGCGGTGTAATTCCCCTTCCCATAGACGATGAGTGTCGACTTAATGTCACTCCCCTATGCAATGCTGCCTTAGACAACTACAATAATGAGAATCAG GGTTCAAATTTTGTGCTGGCTGATATTTTAAGGACAACCTGGAGAGCTGGTGGTATGTATTACATCACCTTTCAAGCCACACATCTTTCCGATAGCAATGCCACAACTTTCCAGGCACAAGTACAAAGAAAACCGAAGGGAGAACACAAGGTCTATTCGTGCGCCATTAAAACCTAA